One genomic segment of Desertifilum tharense IPPAS B-1220 includes these proteins:
- a CDS encoding RNA-binding protein, whose amino-acid sequence MSIRLYVGNLPKEIDRQELAAVFADAGDSISTKVITDRKTGKCRGFGFVTVKTDEQADEIIEKYNGYVFKDNALKIEKALPRAKGKSDEEAPVASSAGSSATASSSGRRKNNNNKSRRSPSTSTESSNSVQPDPRWAQELEKLKEMLAAQATNS is encoded by the coding sequence TTGGTAATTTACCCAAAGAAATAGACCGTCAAGAGCTAGCTGCTGTGTTTGCTGATGCTGGCGATTCGATCTCAACGAAAGTCATTACCGATCGCAAGACCGGAAAATGTCGGGGATTCGGTTTTGTCACCGTCAAGACCGACGAACAAGCCGATGAAATTATTGAGAAGTACAACGGCTATGTCTTTAAAGACAATGCCCTCAAAATTGAGAAAGCATTGCCCCGCGCTAAAGGCAAATCAGACGAAGAAGCACCCGTGGCGAGCAGTGCTGGTAGCAGCGCCACCGCAAGCAGCAGCGGGCGTCGTAAAAACAACAATAACAAGTCTCGCCGTTCTCCCAGTACCAGTACCGAATCGAGCAACAGCGTTCAGCCCGATCCGCGTTGGGCCCAAGAACTGGAAAAGCTTAAGGAAATGCTGGCCGCTCAAGCGACCAATTCCTAA
- a CDS encoding response regulator, protein MVSGANNFKTILAVDDSAIVQQSIKRSLENAYRVLVTSNAVDALSLIYHEPISAVLLDVTMPGVDGLELCRTVRSLPQFQHLPIIMLTARDSAFDKVQGRLAGATEYLTKPFEAATLQEVLERLIDKKPSSSAS, encoded by the coding sequence ATGGTTTCCGGTGCAAACAATTTTAAAACAATTCTTGCGGTTGACGACAGTGCGATCGTTCAACAGTCAATCAAACGCTCTTTAGAAAATGCCTATCGCGTTTTGGTGACGAGTAACGCGGTGGATGCTCTATCCCTGATCTACCACGAACCCATATCCGCAGTTTTACTCGATGTCACCATGCCGGGGGTTGATGGCTTAGAACTGTGTCGAACGGTTCGCAGCCTTCCTCAGTTTCAGCATCTACCCATTATTATGCTCACAGCCAGAGACAGCGCCTTTGATAAAGTCCAAGGTCGATTAGCAGGCGCAACAGAATATTTGACAAAGCCTTTTGAGGCAGCCACCCTCCAAGAGGTACTCGAACGGCTGATTGATAAAAAGCCCAGTTCCTCCGCCAGTTAA